A window of the Streptomyces luomodiensis genome harbors these coding sequences:
- a CDS encoding C40 family peptidase, whose amino-acid sequence MSAHIRIPRMFSRASAVSALTVAAVGGTVATPGCPPEAEAATAAAKALRIAASKKGAPYRYGAAGPRRFDCSGLTQYAYKRAGKRLPRTAAAQYNRTRHIKAGSRKGGDLVFFHSGGAVYHVGVYAGGGRIWHAPKTGEVVRLERIWTSKVWYGHVR is encoded by the coding sequence ATGTCCGCGCACATACGTATCCCCAGGATGTTCTCCCGAGCGAGCGCCGTCTCCGCCCTCACCGTCGCCGCCGTCGGGGGCACCGTGGCGACGCCGGGGTGTCCACCGGAGGCCGAGGCGGCGACCGCCGCGGCCAAGGCGCTGCGGATCGCGGCCTCGAAGAAGGGCGCGCCATACCGATACGGCGCGGCGGGGCCGAGGCGCTTCGACTGCTCCGGTCTGACGCAGTACGCGTACAAGCGGGCCGGGAAGCGGCTGCCGCGCACCGCGGCCGCGCAGTACAACCGGACGCGCCATATCAAGGCCGGCTCCCGCAAGGGCGGGGACCTGGTGTTCTTCCACTCCGGAGGCGCGGTGTACCACGTCGGTGTGTACGCGGGCGGCGGCCGGATCTGGCACGCCCCCAAGACCGGTGAGGTGGTGCGGCTGGAGCGGATCTGGACCAGCAAGGTCTGGTACGGCCATGTGCGCTGA
- a CDS encoding VOC family protein — protein MTYLNPVRHITFDAHDPYALARFWSGLTGYPLEDDAKPDDDDVLISPGQPGVPGLLFLRVPDTKTVKNRVHLDIQPPSGTRDAEVERLIGLGARVVDDRRTDDGLGWVVMSDIEGNEFCVERGAVERGVVPA, from the coding sequence ATGACCTATCTCAACCCGGTCCGGCACATCACCTTCGACGCCCATGACCCCTACGCCCTGGCGCGGTTCTGGTCCGGGCTGACCGGCTATCCGCTGGAGGACGACGCCAAGCCGGACGACGACGATGTGCTGATCAGCCCGGGTCAGCCCGGGGTGCCGGGGCTGCTGTTCCTGCGGGTCCCGGACACCAAGACCGTCAAGAACCGTGTGCACCTGGACATCCAGCCGCCGTCGGGCACCCGGGACGCGGAGGTGGAGCGGCTGATCGGGCTCGGCGCGAGGGTCGTGGACGACCGGCGCACGGACGACGGGCTGGGGTGGGTGGTGATGTCCGACATCGAGGGCAATGAGTTCTGCGTGGAGCGCGGCGCCGTCGAGCGCGGTGTGGTGCCGGCATGA